One window from the genome of Palaemon carinicauda isolate YSFRI2023 chromosome 24, ASM3689809v2, whole genome shotgun sequence encodes:
- the LOC137618358 gene encoding protein FAM200A-like has translation MRAFKSCVIYFNYYQVLVITTVDDVPDYLQEQFLELKFNSVAKDVFTSLGMKKFWIKYLSVYQKISRRILQVIVPFSSTYLCEAGFSALVGIKTKKRNKLDVASDLRWALSQTPPNIPPQVAHESQYHPSH, from the coding sequence ATGAGGGCTTTCAAGTCCTGCgtaatatatttcaactattatcaagtgTTGGTAATTACTACAGTTGATGATGTTCCAGATTATTTACAAGAGCAGTTCCTAGAACTGAAGTTTAATTCTGTGGCAAAAGATGTTTTTACATCTCTTGGTATGAAAAAGTTTtggataaaatatctttcagtttaccAGAAAATCAGTCGGCGAATCCTACAAGTGATTGTCCCCTTTTCGTCTACTTACCTTTGTGAGGCAGGGTTCTCAGCATTAGTTGGAatcaaaacgaagaaaagaaataagcttgatgtggcaagtgatctccgatgggcattgagccaaacaccaccaaatattccccCACAAGTTGCTCATGagagccagtatcacccatcccactga